A section of the Oncorhynchus gorbuscha isolate QuinsamMale2020 ecotype Even-year linkage group LG04, OgorEven_v1.0, whole genome shotgun sequence genome encodes:
- the LOC124033869 gene encoding tumor protein p53-inducible nuclear protein 2-like, with translation MIGKIFAHFLGSTDDDFSTDDNETYEELIEFEEGGWVIINIQENNSLTPPEEDPLENLLIEHPSMSVYQIRHQTSDEEDSDEEDASPRPVPVKQHVSWRLAAWGSPLPCNIQLLAIQRARTHMECKELTRNALQRQNLAKMRFSPSDRRFGHFKQPCQRLYNY, from the exons ATGATTGGAAAGATATTTGCCCATTTCCTTGGTAGCACAGATGATGATTTTTCCACAGATGACAATGAAACCTATGAGGAGCTCATTGAAtttgaggagggaggatgggtcATTATCAACATTCAAG AGAACAACTCCTTGACCCCGCCTGAGGAAGACCCTTTGGAGAACCTGCTAATTGAGCATCCCAGTATGTCTGTATACCAGATCAGACACCAGACCAGTGATGAGGAAGACTCAGATGAAGAGGATGCTTCTCCCAG gcCTGTGCCAGTGAAACAGCACGTGTcctggaggttagctgcctggggCAGCCCGCTTCCATGCAACATCCAACTGCTTGCCATACAGCGAGCCAGGACTCACATGGAGTGCAAGGAGCTGACCAGGAATGCTCTCCAGAGACAGAACCTTGCCAAGATGCGATTCTCCCCCTCTGACAGACGCTTTGGTCACTTCAAACAACCCTGCCAGCGCCTGTACAACTACTGA
- the LOC124033162 gene encoding G1/S-specific cyclin-E1-like — MLRKGTNVESRSIDHEMPKETTVRSRKRKADVAIYLQDPDEVAEMIKKKQCGTPVCWNPESVFTSPCRRIPAPDNEVDQPVALNTTGFSARYTFKNIFVTPTRSSPLPVLCWASRDDVWNNLLRKEEAYSRDIHIMAKHPHLQPKMRAILLDWLIEVCEVYKLHRETFYLAQDYFDRFMATQTNVFKSTLQLIGISSLFIAAKMEEIYPPKVHQFAYVTDGACTEDDILCMELIIMKELKWRLSPLTSVSWLNIYMQIAYLKESEEVLIPQYPQTTFVQIAELLDLCVLDVKSMEFCYGVLAASALFHFSSLELVEKVSALKWLDVEACVRWMVPFAMSIREVGSSALRPFKGIPADDMHNIQTHAAYLDWMAKACSYPQVDVDRSQSSPIPSGVLTPPPSSEKPEGTVS, encoded by the exons ATGCTAAGAAAGGG GACAAATGTGGAATCCAGGTCTATTGACCATGAGATGCCCAAGGAAACTACAGTGAGGTCCAGGAAAAGAAAAGCAGATGTTGCCATT TATTTGCAAGACCCAGATGAAGTGGCAGAGATGATCAAAAAGAAACAGTGTGGAACTCCG GTATGCTGGAATCCTGAGTCGGTTTTCACAAGCCCGTGCAGGCGGATCCCCGCGCCTGACAATGAAGTCGATCAACCAGTTGCCTTGAATACCACTGGCTTTTCCGCTCGGTACACCTTCAAAAACATATTTGTCACCCCCACCAGGTCTTCCCCTCTTCCTGTGCTATG CTGGGCAAGCAGGGACGATGTATGGAACAACCTGTTGCGGAAAGAGGAGGCGTATTCTCGAGACATCCACATCATGGCCAAACACCCGCACCTCCAACCCAAGATGAGGGCTATTCTTCTGGACTGGCTAATAGAg GTGTGCGAGGTGTACAAGCTACACAGAGAAACCTTCTACCTTGCTCAGGATTACTTTGATAGGTTCATGGCCACGCAGACAAATGTTTTCAAGTCAACACTACAGCTCATCGGCATCTCTTCTCTGTTTATAGCTGCCAAAATGGAG GAAATCTACCCTCCAAAGGTGCATCAATTTGCCTATGTTACTGATGGTGCCTGCACTGAGGATGATATCTTATGTATGGAGCTAATCATTATGAAG GAGCTGAAGTGGCGTTTGAGTCCCCTGACATCTGTGTCCTGGCTAAACATCTACATGCAGATTGCCTACCTGAAAGAGTCCGAGGAGGTTCTCATCCCACAGTACCCACAAACTACGTTTGTACAGATTGCTGAG CTCCTGGACCTGTGTGTGTTGGATGTGAAATCTATGGAGTTCTGCTATGGAGTGCTGGCTGCCTCTGCCCTGTTCCATTTCTCCTCGCTGGAGCTGGTTGAGAAAGTCTCAG CTCTGAAGTGGTTAGACGTTGAGGCGTGTGTGAGGTGGATGGTCCCCTTTGCCATGTCCATCAGAGAAGTTGGCAGCTCAGCCCTGAGGCCCTTCAAAGGAATCCCAGCAGATGACATGCATAACATCCAGACCCATGCTGCCTATCTGGACTGGATG GCGAAGGCATGCTCCTACCCACAAGTGGATGTAGATCGCAGCCAGAGTTCCCCAATACCGTCCGGTGTGCTCACTCCGCCCCCTAGCAGCGAGAAACCAGAGGGCACCGTCTCTTGA